One part of the Nostoc sp. PCC 7120 = FACHB-418 genome encodes these proteins:
- a CDS encoding HetZ-related protein 2 yields the protein MGVVMQTLKQGFEERNLAMATEAEKLAQFWRKRLAAECPEQNVAAIESIILWLLGRDAQRLDLLNPKELEIAKQAMEYRWKILSQRYLGVGRERAYRNLITRLGSLVTLRNKIQTWIALSRDRQRGVLDVLQEVIQELLQNDTYIQQQMAYIAEVALDKRLKDTLLFATVEEYCLRPVRNQPLLVYRFVNYLRRSQRGGLTQVPGGDLVRLVSEEVLTDDNDNRVNLVDNQAIAEYQEAQQIEEQQALRQTVQQEFANYLQENLGTEAVEWLKLYLQGKTQDEIAKKLNKPIKEIYRLREKISYHAVRVFALKGKPELVDNWLAISLQENNLGLTQNQWQELYEKLSPIARQILDLRKSGNSTEAVAQQLNLKQHQVMGEWTKVYLAAQAIRTQE from the coding sequence ATGGGGGTTGTGATGCAAACTTTAAAACAGGGTTTCGAGGAGCGCAATCTCGCTATGGCAACGGAAGCAGAAAAACTAGCACAATTTTGGCGCAAGCGGCTAGCTGCGGAGTGTCCAGAACAAAATGTAGCTGCAATAGAGAGTATTATTCTCTGGCTGTTAGGTCGTGATGCACAACGATTGGATTTACTAAACCCTAAAGAACTTGAAATTGCCAAGCAAGCGATGGAATATCGCTGGAAGATTTTAAGTCAACGCTACTTGGGTGTAGGTCGAGAACGTGCTTATCGCAACCTGATCACTCGGCTGGGAAGTTTAGTCACATTACGGAATAAAATTCAAACCTGGATTGCTCTGAGCCGCGATCGCCAACGTGGTGTTCTTGATGTATTACAAGAAGTAATACAAGAATTGCTACAAAATGACACTTACATCCAACAGCAAATGGCGTACATCGCCGAGGTTGCTCTAGATAAGAGACTCAAAGATACTTTACTATTTGCGACTGTAGAAGAATATTGTTTACGACCAGTACGCAATCAGCCCTTGTTAGTTTATCGTTTTGTCAACTACCTGCGCCGTTCTCAACGCGGTGGGTTAACTCAAGTCCCTGGTGGTGACTTAGTTAGGCTAGTTTCCGAAGAAGTATTGACAGACGACAACGACAATCGAGTTAACCTAGTAGATAATCAAGCGATCGCTGAATATCAAGAAGCACAGCAAATAGAAGAACAACAAGCGCTGCGCCAGACAGTACAGCAAGAGTTTGCCAACTACTTACAAGAAAACCTGGGAACAGAAGCAGTAGAGTGGCTAAAACTGTATTTACAAGGCAAAACCCAAGATGAAATCGCCAAGAAATTAAATAAACCAATCAAAGAAATCTATCGACTGCGAGAAAAAATCAGCTACCACGCAGTGCGTGTCTTTGCCCTCAAGGGTAAACCAGAACTCGTAGATAACTGGCTGGCAATTTCCTTACAGGAAAATAACTTGGGTTTAACACAAAACCAATGGCAAGAACTCTACGAAAAATTAAGCCCTATTGCACGACAAATCTTGGATTTGCGGAAATCAGGCAACTCCACAGAAGCTGTAGCCCAACAATTAAACCTCAAACAGCATCAAGTCATGGGCGAATGGACTAAAGTTTATCTTGCAGCTCAAGCCATCAGAACGCAAGAGTAA
- a CDS encoding Glu/Leu/Phe/Val family dehydrogenase, with protein sequence MVSMPTLPLEGASPAHICPFDQACSYLEAAAKELRLDQGALEILSHPRKVVTVSIPVRLDNGDIRVLAGHRVQHSDILGPYKGGTRYHPAVTLREVSALAMLMTWKCALLGIPYGGAKGGIAIDPEHYSVGELERITRRYTSELIKDIGPSVDIPAPDVGTSAREMAWMMDTYSMNVGHAVPGVVTGKPISIGGSRGREMATGRGVMIIVREALADMGRTLEGVKVVIQGFGNVGGAAAELLYQAGAKILAVSTGAGGLFASDGLDIPALKAYAAENHRSIVGFPQAVPISNAELLTLPCDVLIPAALENQITEENVDQIQAQIVAEAANGPVTLEANRVLEGRGVTVLPDILANAGGVVVSYLEWVQGLSYLFWDEERVNREMEHLMVQAYHQVIKQSQMRQVPLRLAAYTLGVGRVAQALSDRGLYP encoded by the coding sequence ATGGTTTCAATGCCGACCCTACCTTTGGAAGGTGCTAGTCCAGCACATATTTGTCCATTTGATCAAGCTTGTAGCTACTTGGAAGCAGCCGCAAAAGAGTTGAGGCTAGATCAAGGGGCGCTGGAAATTCTCAGTCACCCACGTAAAGTTGTGACAGTTTCTATACCTGTGAGATTAGATAACGGTGACATCCGGGTGCTAGCAGGACATCGAGTACAGCATTCTGATATATTAGGCCCCTACAAAGGTGGAACGCGTTACCATCCAGCTGTGACACTGCGGGAAGTATCTGCTCTAGCAATGCTAATGACTTGGAAATGTGCGCTATTGGGTATTCCTTATGGTGGTGCGAAGGGAGGTATTGCTATAGATCCCGAACACTACAGTGTAGGTGAATTAGAGAGAATTACTCGTCGTTATACAAGTGAATTGATTAAAGATATCGGCCCTTCCGTAGATATACCAGCGCCAGATGTGGGAACTTCCGCCCGTGAGATGGCTTGGATGATGGACACTTATTCTATGAATGTTGGTCACGCAGTCCCAGGGGTTGTCACAGGTAAGCCAATTTCTATCGGTGGTTCACGGGGACGGGAAATGGCAACTGGACGCGGTGTAATGATTATTGTCCGTGAAGCACTGGCGGATATGGGCAGAACCTTAGAGGGAGTCAAAGTAGTTATTCAAGGTTTTGGCAATGTAGGCGGTGCTGCGGCTGAATTACTGTACCAAGCTGGAGCGAAAATTCTTGCTGTTTCTACAGGTGCAGGAGGTTTATTTGCGTCTGATGGTCTGGATATTCCGGCATTAAAAGCCTACGCTGCGGAAAATCATCGGAGTATTGTGGGTTTTCCCCAAGCAGTACCAATTAGTAATGCAGAGTTGCTAACTTTACCTTGCGATGTTTTGATACCCGCAGCTTTGGAAAACCAAATCACTGAGGAAAATGTAGACCAGATACAGGCGCAAATTGTGGCGGAAGCTGCTAATGGCCCGGTGACTTTGGAGGCTAACCGAGTTCTAGAAGGGCGGGGTGTGACTGTACTACCAGACATCTTGGCGAATGCTGGGGGTGTGGTGGTGAGTTATTTAGAGTGGGTGCAAGGTCTTTCTTACCTATTTTGGGATGAGGAGCGTGTCAATCGGGAAATGGAACACTTGATGGTGCAAGCTTATCATCAAGTTATTAAACAGTCACAGATGCGGCAAGTTCCTTTGCGATTAGCCGCTTATACCTTGGGTGTGGGTAGGGTTGCTCAGGCGTTGAGCGATCGCGGTCTTTATCCTTGA